CATATGTCTATAATGTTGAGGACACAAACGGTTTAGAGGACGTGGCTCTTTATGGTGGCTAAGACCCTGTAACAAAAACTGTTTGAGTGGATTTGGTGATCAACCCTTTGTTGGCTCATTCCCTATGGGAAGGATGACCACGTACAGAAAAATGCCTATTTTCAAATCCACTCGCTGTTTGTGATCTAACACGCGGAGGATTGGTATTATGGATGTATTTATTGAACGTTGTGCTGGTCTTGACGTTCATTCGGAGACAATCGTTGCCTGTGTTCTGACGGGCAAACAGGACGAAGATTTGATTAGGGTAACTGAAACCTTTCCAACCTTGACGAAAGATCTCTTCCGTCTCTTAAAATGGCTGGAAGACCATGGGGTTACCCATATTGCGATGGAAAGCACGGGAGTATATTGGAAGCCTGTGTTTAATATCCTTGAAGACTTTTTTGATATTACTCTTGCGAATGCCCAAAGGATCAAGAACGTCCCTGGAAGAAAAACAGATGTTTCCGATGCCGAGTGGATTGCCAAATTATTGCGACACGGACTCATCGAAAAGAGTTTCGTGCCTCCGTCCGATATCCGGGAGCTACGGGACCTTACACGTCTTCGAAAAAAGTGGATAGGTCATTTAACTTCCGAGAAGAACCGGATTCAGAAGGTTCTGGAGTGCTCAAATGTAAAGCTGAGTTCGGTTATATCCGATGTCTTTGGGGTTTCAGGGAGAAAGCTGCTTGAGAGACTGGTGGAACAGGGATATGTAGATGCCGTTGATGTCGAAAGCCGGATACACGGAAAGATGTCATCTAAAAAACAATTAATTACTGACTCGCTCTTCGGCACGATCAATGACCACCAAAGATTTCTAATCAAACAGTCTTGGCTTCATATTCAACAGCTGGAGGGACATATTGTAGAGGTGGAAAAAAGAATTGACCATCTTCTAGAGGAATATAAAGAAGAACTTCATTTACTTCTGACCATTCCTGGAATAAAGAAAGATACTGCAGCCATCATTATTGCCGAGATTGGAGTGGATATGAACCAATTCCCAACCTCTCAACACTTAGCTTCGTGGGCAGGTGTATCTCCTGGCAATCATGAAAGTGCAGGAAAACGAAAGAGTACTCGGACAACAAAAGGAAATCCGCACATTAAATCAGCCATGTGTGAAGCAGCCTGGGCCGTTTCAAGAAGTCGAAATAGGTGGTTAGCCACGAAATACTGGTCTACTGCCGCTAGGAGAGGAAAGAAAAAAGCACTCGTTGCGACATCGCATCGAATGCTTCGAATCATCTACTCCATGCTTATAAACAAGGAGCCATTTAAAGAAAGACAAGTTATTTAGTATAACCAAAACCAAATAGATGTATACACGGTTACCCTCCGACAGGTAGCCCCGCTTTCTTATTGGCTTTTTTAGGTTACTTTAAGGATTGCCGAATAGGATCACTATTATTCCAAGCAGCCAGAATTATTTATTTTCACAGAAAATAGCCCGATGACTAAAGTCAAATTCAATCCCCAACAACACCTTTTGTTTTTTTATAAAGCGTTCACTTTTCTATTTTCTACCCAATTCAATCCATTTCAACACTGGAAATTTGAACTACTCACCGACTAATAAGAACCTTTTAAGAAACACACATTATATGTAGGGGTTCTTTCAATAAGTACACTTCAATTCTTTATGCTAAAATAAACTATATAATCTTATTGTTGATTTTTACTAAGGGGGAAAAAATGAACAGCAGCCAAGGATCAGCTCTTATACAGCATCAGCATAAGGGCATAACAAAAACAAAACTAGCTAAAAGAATTTTTTTCATCATTTTAGGAGCCGTCCTAATGGGAGTGGGAATTGAGGAATTTCTCGTCCCAAACAAAATTCTCGACGGCGGCATCGTCGGCATATCAATTATCCTCTCGCATTTAACAGGCTGGCGCCTCGGCCTCTTTATTTTTGTATTGAACATCCCTTTCTTTTTCATCGGTTATAAACAAATAGGTAAAACATTCGCACTGTCCACCTTATTGGGTATCACTGTTTTG
The nucleotide sequence above comes from Mesobacillus jeotgali. Encoded proteins:
- a CDS encoding IS110 family transposase, encoding MDVFIERCAGLDVHSETIVACVLTGKQDEDLIRVTETFPTLTKDLFRLLKWLEDHGVTHIAMESTGVYWKPVFNILEDFFDITLANAQRIKNVPGRKTDVSDAEWIAKLLRHGLIEKSFVPPSDIRELRDLTRLRKKWIGHLTSEKNRIQKVLECSNVKLSSVISDVFGVSGRKLLERLVEQGYVDAVDVESRIHGKMSSKKQLITDSLFGTINDHQRFLIKQSWLHIQQLEGHIVEVEKRIDHLLEEYKEELHLLLTIPGIKKDTAAIIIAEIGVDMNQFPTSQHLASWAGVSPGNHESAGKRKSTRTTKGNPHIKSAMCEAAWAVSRSRNRWLATKYWSTAARRGKKKALVATSHRMLRIIYSMLINKEPFKERQVI